One genomic window of Phycisphaerales bacterium includes the following:
- the rho gene encoding transcription termination factor Rho, giving the protein MTTFSGLVDQPRRGDVRLRPLVGDTVQFRDDDPILPRSLVDRFGLKPGMRLEVRLGEKQATVGQNGQGGGRNRNRRNRRPQRGGGTKAPVADRVLKIEGGHPDDAPQPTPFEELTTVDPCPRMTLEYRGCPASCRLVDMFCPIGFGQRAMVVSPPKAGKTTLLKDIATAILHNHENTELFVLLVDERPEEVTDFRRSLTGHGPDDPDRPWDSSRVTVVASSADHDAERHIQVATVTMERCKRLVELGKDVVIILDSLTRLGRAFNRSREYSSSGRTLSGGIDSKALEVPRQIFGAARQTEEAGSLTIIATALVDTGGQGDQVIFEEFKGSGNMELILDRKVAERRLFPAMNLAASGTRKEDLLMPKQELETVNALRRRLLSMPPPQQIEQLLSALKRFESNEALIGTNRSASPA; this is encoded by the coding sequence ATGACGACCTTTTCCGGCCTGGTGGACCAACCACGGCGCGGGGATGTCCGGCTTCGGCCCCTGGTGGGCGATACCGTGCAATTCCGCGATGACGACCCGATCTTGCCGCGCTCGCTCGTCGATCGCTTCGGGCTGAAGCCCGGCATGCGCCTCGAGGTGCGCCTGGGCGAGAAGCAAGCCACCGTCGGCCAGAACGGCCAGGGAGGCGGCCGCAACCGCAATCGGCGGAATCGACGCCCGCAGCGGGGCGGGGGCACCAAGGCGCCCGTGGCCGACCGCGTGCTGAAGATCGAGGGCGGCCACCCCGACGATGCGCCGCAGCCGACGCCCTTCGAGGAATTGACGACCGTCGATCCGTGTCCGCGGATGACGCTTGAGTACCGCGGCTGCCCTGCCTCGTGCCGGCTCGTGGACATGTTCTGCCCCATCGGCTTCGGGCAGCGGGCCATGGTGGTCAGCCCGCCCAAGGCCGGCAAGACGACCCTGCTGAAGGACATCGCCACGGCGATCCTTCACAACCACGAGAACACGGAGCTGTTCGTGCTGCTCGTCGACGAGCGGCCCGAAGAGGTGACCGACTTCCGCCGATCGCTGACCGGGCACGGGCCGGACGATCCGGACCGGCCGTGGGATAGCTCTCGGGTGACGGTGGTGGCGTCGAGCGCCGACCACGACGCCGAGCGGCACATCCAGGTCGCGACCGTGACCATGGAGCGGTGCAAGCGGCTGGTCGAGCTCGGCAAGGACGTCGTGATCATCCTCGACTCGCTGACGAGGCTTGGCCGCGCATTCAACCGGTCGCGCGAGTACTCGAGCAGCGGCCGCACGCTGAGCGGTGGCATCGACAGCAAGGCGCTGGAGGTGCCCCGCCAGATCTTCGGCGCCGCCCGGCAGACCGAGGAGGCCGGCTCGCTCACGATCATCGCCACGGCACTGGTCGACACCGGTGGCCAGGGCGATCAGGTCATCTTCGAAGAATTCAAGGGCAGCGGCAACATGGAGCTCATCCTCGACCGCAAGGTGGCCGAGCGCCGGCTCTTCCCCGCCATGAACCTGGCGGCGAGCGGCACGCGCAAGGAAGACCTCCTGATGCCCAAGCAGGAGCTCGAGACGGTGAATGCCTTGCGCCGCAGGTTGCTCTCGATGCCGCCGCCGCAGCAGATCGAGCAGTTGCTGAGCGCGCTCAAGCGATTCGAGAGCAACGAAGCGCTCATCGGCACGAACCGATCGGCGAGCCCGGCCTGA
- the argC gene encoding N-acetyl-gamma-glutamyl-phosphate reductase: MSIRVGIVGGAGFTGGELLRLLIAHPHATIAWATSRGRAGWPVSAVHPNLRGVLDLSFIDPEEIDRVDVVFLCLPHGETASSIERYAALAHRVIDLSSDFRLRDPDLYQRTYGQPHAAPEWLDRFVYGLPEVHREQLADARFISGVGCNATAMNLALLPLARSGVIDRVIADVKVGSSESGAEPSAASNHAERSNALRTFAPVSHRHGAEVEQACGSFPLHVTATTTDLVRGVLATCHVLTNRELSDREAWQIYRDAYADEPFVRIVRERRGLYRLPEPKILAGTNYADVGFVIEPGANRIVALGAIDNLGKGAAGSAVQSMNIACGFDEAAGLAFPGLHPA, from the coding sequence ATGAGCATCCGGGTGGGCATCGTCGGCGGCGCGGGATTCACGGGAGGAGAGCTCCTGCGCCTGCTGATCGCGCACCCGCACGCCACCATCGCCTGGGCCACCTCGCGCGGGCGGGCGGGCTGGCCCGTCTCGGCCGTACACCCCAACCTCCGCGGCGTGCTCGACCTGTCGTTCATCGATCCCGAAGAGATCGATCGCGTCGACGTGGTCTTCCTCTGCCTACCGCACGGCGAGACGGCAAGCAGCATTGAGCGATACGCGGCGCTCGCCCACCGCGTGATCGACCTCAGCAGCGACTTCCGACTCCGCGACCCCGACCTCTACCAGCGCACCTACGGTCAACCGCACGCGGCTCCAGAGTGGCTCGACCGCTTCGTATACGGGCTGCCCGAGGTCCACCGCGAGCAGCTCGCCGACGCACGGTTCATCAGCGGCGTGGGCTGCAACGCCACGGCCATGAACCTCGCGCTGCTGCCGCTCGCCCGCTCGGGCGTCATCGACCGCGTCATCGCCGACGTCAAGGTGGGCTCGAGCGAGTCGGGCGCCGAGCCCAGCGCCGCGAGCAACCACGCCGAACGCAGCAATGCCCTGCGCACGTTCGCCCCGGTCTCCCACCGCCACGGGGCCGAGGTCGAGCAGGCCTGCGGCAGCTTCCCGCTGCACGTGACCGCGACTACCACCGACCTCGTGCGCGGCGTGCTGGCGACGTGCCACGTGCTGACCAACCGCGAGCTCTCGGACCGGGAAGCCTGGCAAATCTATCGAGACGCGTACGCCGACGAGCCGTTCGTCCGCATCGTGCGCGAGCGTCGCGGCCTGTACCGCTTGCCCGAGCCCAAGATCCTGGCAGGCACGAACTACGCCGACGTGGGCTTCGTGATCGAGCCGGGCGCCAACCGAATCGTCGCACTGGGCGCCATCGACAACCTCGGCAAGGGCGCCGCCGGCAGCGCCGTCCAGTCAATGAACATCGCCTGCGGCTTCGACGAGGCCGCCGGGCTCGCATTCCCCGGCTTGCACCCGGCGTAG
- a CDS encoding [LysW]-aminoadipate kinase: MIVIKIGGAEGIGPGHACDDITELVAGGEQVVVVHGGSNETNTLSQRLGIEPRFITSPSGHSSRYTDAAAIDVFQMACRRLNARIVRLLRERGVDAVGLSGIDGGLWTGTRKAAIRAVENGVTTIIRDDHSGRIDRVDAAMLRSLLQIGKVPVLCPPAISHNHEPINVDADRAAAKTAGAFAADTLVILSNVPGLLRAFPDESTLVPSLARSELDAAIELAQGRMKRKVLAAGEAIDAGVARVVLADARREHPIRRALEGQGTVLA, translated from the coding sequence ATGATCGTGATCAAGATCGGCGGAGCCGAGGGCATCGGGCCCGGGCACGCGTGCGACGACATCACCGAGCTGGTCGCAGGCGGCGAGCAGGTCGTCGTCGTCCACGGCGGCTCCAACGAGACCAACACGCTCAGCCAGCGATTGGGCATCGAGCCGCGGTTCATCACCAGCCCCAGCGGACACTCGAGCCGCTACACCGATGCCGCCGCCATCGACGTCTTCCAGATGGCGTGCCGGCGGCTGAACGCGCGCATCGTGCGGCTGCTGCGTGAGCGCGGCGTCGACGCCGTGGGCCTGAGCGGCATCGACGGCGGGCTGTGGACCGGCACGCGCAAGGCCGCCATCCGAGCGGTCGAGAATGGCGTGACGACCATCATCCGCGACGACCACAGCGGCCGCATCGACCGCGTCGACGCTGCCATGCTGCGCTCGCTGCTTCAAATCGGCAAGGTGCCCGTGCTCTGTCCGCCGGCCATCAGCCACAACCACGAGCCCATCAACGTCGACGCCGACCGCGCCGCCGCCAAGACCGCGGGCGCCTTCGCGGCCGACACGCTCGTCATTCTCTCCAACGTGCCGGGCCTGCTGCGCGCCTTCCCGGACGAGTCGACGCTCGTGCCCAGCCTCGCCCGCAGCGAGCTCGACGCCGCTATCGAACTGGCCCAGGGCCGCATGAAGCGCAAGGTGCTGGCCGCCGGCGAAGCAATCGACGCGGGCGTCGCACGCGTCGTGCTGGCCGATGCCCGCCGCGAGCACCCCATTCGCCGCGCCCTCGAAGGACAAGGAACCGTGCTGGCATGA
- a CDS encoding pyridoxine 5'-phosphate synthase: MVQLSVNVDHVATVRQARRGVEPDPVRAAHEAELGGADGITAHLREDRRHVQDHDLRRLRDTVNVRLNLEMAATDAMVDFACDLTPHTAMLVPEGRQEVTTEGGLDVAGQLDALTGVVRRLKDAGLIVSAFIDPVLTQVEAAHAAGFDVCEVHTGPYAHAWARCGGDFRRTELSASLEAVAHAGAQIAAKGMRFNAGHALNYHNVGPIAALPGVEELHIGHAIVSRAIYSGFRVAVADMKKVMSRSVRG; encoded by the coding sequence ATGGTGCAGCTGAGCGTCAACGTCGATCACGTGGCCACCGTCCGCCAGGCGCGGCGGGGCGTGGAACCCGACCCGGTGCGCGCGGCCCACGAGGCCGAGCTGGGCGGGGCCGACGGCATCACGGCCCACCTGCGCGAGGACCGCCGCCACGTGCAGGACCACGACCTGCGGCGCCTGCGCGACACCGTCAACGTGCGCCTGAACCTGGAGATGGCCGCGACGGACGCGATGGTCGACTTCGCCTGCGATCTCACGCCGCACACGGCGATGCTGGTGCCCGAGGGCCGCCAGGAGGTCACGACCGAGGGCGGGCTCGACGTCGCGGGCCAACTCGACGCGCTGACCGGCGTGGTCCGGAGGCTCAAGGACGCGGGGCTGATCGTCAGCGCGTTCATCGATCCGGTGCTGACGCAGGTGGAGGCGGCCCACGCCGCGGGCTTTGACGTGTGCGAGGTGCACACCGGGCCATATGCGCACGCCTGGGCTCGGTGCGGGGGCGACTTCCGGCGGACGGAGCTGTCGGCGTCGCTCGAGGCCGTGGCGCACGCCGGGGCGCAGATTGCTGCCAAAGGCATGCGGTTCAACGCCGGGCATGCTTTGAACTACCACAACGTCGGCCCGATCGCGGCGCTACCGGGCGTCGAAGAGCTGCACATCGGCCACGCAATCGTGAGCAGGGCGATCTACAGCGGCTTCCGGGTTGCGGTCGCCGACATGAAGAAGGTCATGTCGCGCAGCGTGCGGGGCTGA
- the lysW gene encoding lysine biosynthesis protein LysW: MSQVAPQAAIPSATPTTDPATEVLTATCPECGSTITFARAPRRHELVRCPDCGAELEVTGVSPITLALAPEVEEDWGE; encoded by the coding sequence ATGTCCCAAGTCGCCCCCCAAGCCGCCATCCCCAGCGCCACCCCCACCACCGACCCCGCCACCGAGGTCCTGACCGCCACCTGCCCCGAGTGCGGCTCGACCATCACCTTCGCCCGCGCACCTCGCCGCCACGAGCTCGTGCGATGCCCCGACTGCGGGGCCGAGCTCGAGGTCACCGGCGTGTCGCCCATCACGCTCGCACTGGCCCCCGAGGTCGAGGAAGACTGGGGCGAATGA
- a CDS encoding [LysW]-lysine hydrolase, giving the protein MNASDHDAIALLRDLVGTPSVSGNEHEAVLLLAQRMNALGLRARIDEAGNAVGVIGSDAPDATEILLLGHIDTVPGHVPVRIEDGVLWGRGSVDAKGPLCAFAAAAATADLPDDTRVVVIGALGEETPSSPGASFVRDRYRPAACLIGEPSGWNRFAIGYKGRLLAHASFVQDSGHSAGPIGSVAEAGISWHRRIAAHVNEWNLGHEGNFDTIQANLQRFNTSSDGLRDTALLTLGFRLPTWIEAAELEQCIRGISPDADLRFEGHAAAYRGPRTSPIASALSGAIGSLGGRPTATVKTGTSDMNTVADAFGCPIVAYGPGDSTLDHTPHERLDLGEYLRAIEVLRQAIPDLAETLSPARCAT; this is encoded by the coding sequence ATGAACGCCTCCGACCACGACGCCATCGCCCTGCTCCGCGACCTCGTCGGCACGCCCAGCGTCTCGGGCAACGAGCACGAGGCCGTGCTGCTGCTCGCGCAGCGCATGAACGCCCTGGGCCTGCGCGCCCGCATCGACGAGGCCGGCAACGCCGTGGGCGTCATCGGCAGCGACGCGCCCGACGCGACCGAGATCCTGCTGCTGGGGCACATCGACACCGTGCCGGGCCACGTCCCCGTCCGCATCGAGGACGGCGTGCTCTGGGGCCGCGGTTCGGTCGACGCCAAGGGCCCGCTGTGCGCCTTCGCCGCCGCCGCGGCGACGGCCGACCTGCCCGACGACACACGCGTCGTCGTCATCGGCGCCCTCGGCGAAGAAACACCCTCGTCGCCCGGCGCATCGTTCGTGCGCGATCGCTACCGCCCCGCCGCCTGCCTTATCGGCGAGCCCAGCGGCTGGAACCGCTTCGCCATCGGCTACAAGGGCCGGCTGCTCGCGCACGCGTCGTTCGTGCAAGACTCGGGCCACAGCGCCGGGCCGATCGGCTCGGTCGCCGAAGCGGGCATCTCGTGGCACCGCCGCATCGCCGCGCACGTCAACGAATGGAACCTCGGCCACGAGGGCAACTTCGACACCATCCAAGCCAACCTGCAACGCTTCAACACGAGCAGCGACGGCCTTCGCGATACCGCGCTCCTGACGCTTGGCTTTCGCCTGCCGACCTGGATCGAAGCGGCGGAGCTCGAGCAGTGCATCCGCGGCATCTCGCCCGACGCCGACCTGCGATTCGAGGGACACGCCGCCGCGTACCGCGGGCCACGCACGAGCCCGATCGCGAGCGCGCTCTCGGGCGCCATCGGCTCGCTCGGCGGTCGCCCGACCGCCACCGTCAAGACCGGCACCAGCGACATGAACACCGTCGCCGACGCGTTCGGATGCCCGATCGTCGCCTACGGGCCCGGCGACAGCACGCTCGACCACACGCCGCACGAGCGGCTCGACCTGGGCGAGTACCTCCGCGCCATCGAGGTGCTCCGCCAGGCCATTCCAGACTTGGCCGAAACCCTCAGCCCCGCACGCTGCGCGACATGA
- the lysX gene encoding lysine biosynthesis protein LysX has protein sequence MRLTLLHTRIRVEERLLLDELERRGINAELVHADEAVIDLTHRHEPANEPHVLLDRCLSHSKALAIVRAYESRGAICMNPSAVTHACGDKLLTTLALTDAGVPSPRTIAAFGANGAVQAAEQLGYPVVIKPCVGSWGRMVGRLNDRDALEAVLEHKLTLGGPQHGVVYLQELVRKPDRDIRAFVVGGQAIAAIMRHGDHWITNTARGGRAEGLPVSPALDDLCRRAAVAVGGTDASLLAIDLMECPDRGLLVCEVNSTMEFRNSIETTGVDIPARIVDHVVGVAEAENARAVVA, from the coding sequence ATGAGACTGACACTCCTGCACACCCGCATCCGCGTCGAGGAGCGTCTGCTGCTCGACGAGCTCGAGCGTCGCGGCATAAACGCCGAGCTCGTGCACGCCGATGAGGCCGTCATCGACCTCACACATCGGCACGAGCCGGCGAACGAGCCCCACGTGTTGCTCGACCGGTGCCTGAGCCACAGCAAGGCCCTGGCCATCGTGCGTGCGTACGAGAGCCGCGGGGCGATCTGCATGAACCCCTCGGCCGTCACGCACGCCTGCGGCGACAAGCTGCTGACGACCCTGGCGCTCACCGACGCGGGCGTGCCGTCGCCGCGCACCATCGCGGCATTCGGCGCCAATGGCGCCGTCCAGGCTGCGGAGCAGCTCGGCTACCCGGTGGTCATCAAGCCCTGCGTCGGCTCGTGGGGACGCATGGTGGGCCGCCTGAACGACCGCGACGCGCTCGAGGCCGTGCTCGAGCACAAGCTCACGCTCGGCGGGCCGCAACACGGCGTGGTGTACCTGCAGGAGCTCGTCCGCAAGCCCGACCGCGACATCCGCGCCTTCGTCGTGGGCGGGCAGGCCATCGCCGCCATCATGCGCCACGGCGACCACTGGATCACCAACACCGCGCGGGGCGGGCGGGCGGAGGGACTGCCCGTCTCGCCGGCGTTGGACGACTTGTGCCGGCGCGCCGCGGTCGCCGTGGGCGGCACCGACGCGAGCCTGCTCGCGATCGACCTGATGGAGTGTCCCGACCGCGGCCTGCTCGTGTGCGAGGTCAATTCGACGATGGAGTTCCGAAACTCGATCGAGACGACGGGCGTCGACATCCCGGCTCGCATCGTCGACCACGTCGTAGGCGTTGCCGAGGCCGAGAACGCCCGGGCGGTGGTGGCATGA
- a CDS encoding GC-type dockerin domain-anchored protein: MHSKMGLLLACGLAVGLTATLTLADQALEGPAVTLQAQSGDHPTLAFDGRPFHDAAGAVVGLEQARVPGSDAVLIAWKELTPQGEVGYSAISLRGDRIDRVSQTDNTIRLRYAEFDPDVFTPAVPGDLSATAGNDAYVVQFIGQPVWAADQALEAAGATILRPLHDHARIVRMDADAKAAVEAMGIVRWVGAYHPAYKLEEEILQPLMLGGSFADFGARYSIELLTDGEAAMDRMVQRIAEMGATVELTVPQVGRLEATLTPAQIRMVVADSDVLFMDRWQAPETDMSIARSIGGANYIEGITGYSGEGVRAEVMDSGIRQDHQEFAARPPLMHTSSSIDSHGTSTYSINFAQGASGSARGMVPDAQGIFASYNFTGNRYSHTAQLINPSLPYRAVYQSNSWGSGLTTTYTTSSSEMDRIIFDQDILITQSQSNQGSQQSRPQAWAKNIVSVGGVFHRNTLSKADDCWCGGASRGPASDGRIKPDLTHFYDFTRAATSSSRTAYTEFSGTSGATPIVAGHFGVLFQMWSEGVFGNPTAGGDVFEEKPRFTTAKALMIASAEPYNFTGTSIGNDKARAKQGWGMPDLRSLYDGRDQIFVVDETDVIEELDIAVYPLKVPAGTPDLRATLTWADRQGTTSSTVHRINNLDLKVTSPTGQVYWGNNGLNGGIWSTPGGSANNVDTVENVFVQNPEAGTWTVEVIAADLNTDGHRETTGRDADFALVVMGTDGLAAAFELPFEDDFPSLTLDTEKWIEVSGSVAPTTLGVNPPSEPYSVLLFNDSTLASARINAPATLLPDMPVEVAFHSQHRGVESGKVLDVDYFSSFLGEWRDLTEIVSNGVDQSTFVASATEIPLDAYGDGFRVRFATPGSDASDQWYIDDVRVRIISDDPTCRADLDGDGELTIFDFLEFQNLFAMGDPAADFDGDGELNIFDFLAFQNEFAAGC, encoded by the coding sequence ATGCATTCGAAGATGGGACTCTTGCTGGCATGCGGCCTGGCGGTCGGGCTGACGGCGACGCTGACGCTCGCCGATCAGGCGCTCGAAGGCCCGGCGGTGACGCTGCAGGCACAGAGCGGCGACCACCCCACGCTCGCCTTCGACGGCCGGCCATTCCACGACGCGGCGGGCGCCGTCGTTGGCCTCGAGCAGGCAAGGGTTCCCGGTAGCGATGCCGTGCTGATCGCCTGGAAGGAACTCACGCCCCAGGGCGAGGTCGGCTACAGCGCCATCTCGCTTCGCGGCGATCGCATCGATCGCGTGTCGCAGACGGACAACACCATCCGCCTGCGTTACGCCGAGTTCGACCCCGACGTGTTCACGCCCGCCGTGCCGGGCGACCTGTCCGCGACCGCGGGCAACGACGCGTACGTCGTCCAGTTCATCGGCCAGCCCGTGTGGGCAGCCGATCAGGCCCTCGAGGCCGCCGGTGCCACGATCCTTCGGCCGCTGCACGACCACGCCCGCATCGTGCGCATGGACGCCGACGCGAAGGCCGCCGTCGAAGCGATGGGCATCGTCCGCTGGGTCGGTGCGTACCACCCGGCCTACAAGCTCGAAGAAGAGATCCTCCAGCCGCTGATGCTCGGCGGCTCGTTCGCCGACTTCGGCGCGCGCTACTCGATCGAGCTCCTGACCGACGGCGAGGCAGCCATGGACCGCATGGTCCAGCGCATCGCGGAGATGGGCGCGACGGTGGAACTGACGGTGCCGCAGGTCGGCCGACTCGAGGCGACGCTGACGCCCGCCCAGATCCGCATGGTCGTCGCAGACAGCGACGTGCTGTTCATGGATCGTTGGCAGGCCCCCGAGACCGACATGAGCATCGCACGCTCGATCGGCGGGGCCAACTACATCGAGGGCATTACGGGCTATTCGGGCGAAGGCGTGCGGGCCGAGGTCATGGACAGCGGCATCCGCCAAGATCACCAGGAGTTCGCCGCCAGGCCGCCGCTGATGCACACGAGCTCGAGCATCGACAGCCACGGCACCAGCACGTACAGCATCAACTTCGCGCAGGGCGCTTCGGGCTCGGCCCGCGGCATGGTGCCCGACGCGCAGGGCATCTTCGCCAGCTACAACTTCACGGGCAACCGCTACTCGCACACGGCCCAGCTCATCAACCCCTCGCTGCCGTACCGCGCCGTGTACCAGTCCAACAGCTGGGGCAGCGGCCTGACCACGACCTACACCACCAGCAGCAGCGAGATGGACCGCATCATCTTCGATCAGGACATCCTGATCACCCAGAGCCAGTCGAACCAGGGCAGCCAGCAGTCTCGCCCGCAGGCCTGGGCCAAGAACATCGTGTCGGTCGGCGGCGTCTTCCACCGCAACACGCTGTCGAAGGCCGACGACTGCTGGTGCGGCGGCGCGAGCCGGGGCCCGGCCTCCGATGGCCGCATCAAGCCCGACCTCACCCACTTCTACGACTTCACGCGCGCTGCGACGAGCTCGAGCCGCACGGCGTACACCGAGTTCAGCGGCACCAGCGGCGCCACGCCCATCGTGGCCGGTCACTTCGGCGTGCTCTTCCAGATGTGGAGCGAGGGCGTCTTCGGCAACCCGACCGCGGGCGGCGACGTGTTCGAAGAGAAGCCGCGCTTCACGACCGCCAAGGCCCTGATGATCGCCTCGGCCGAGCCGTACAACTTCACCGGCACCAGCATCGGCAACGACAAGGCTCGCGCCAAGCAGGGCTGGGGCATGCCCGACCTGCGTTCGCTCTACGACGGCCGCGACCAGATCTTCGTCGTCGACGAGACCGACGTCATCGAGGAACTCGACATCGCGGTCTATCCGCTCAAGGTGCCCGCCGGCACGCCCGACCTGCGCGCGACGCTGACGTGGGCCGACCGCCAGGGCACGACCTCGAGTACGGTGCACCGCATCAACAACCTCGACCTCAAGGTCACCTCGCCTACGGGCCAGGTCTACTGGGGCAACAACGGCCTCAACGGCGGCATCTGGAGCACGCCAGGCGGCTCGGCCAACAACGTCGATACCGTCGAGAACGTGTTCGTGCAGAACCCCGAGGCCGGCACGTGGACCGTCGAGGTCATCGCCGCCGACCTGAACACCGACGGCCACCGCGAGACCACCGGTCGCGACGCCGACTTCGCGCTGGTCGTCATGGGGACCGACGGCCTGGCCGCCGCGTTTGAGCTTCCGTTCGAGGACGACTTCCCGAGCCTCACGCTCGATACCGAGAAGTGGATCGAGGTCTCGGGCAGCGTGGCGCCCACGACCCTGGGCGTCAATCCGCCCAGCGAGCCCTACAGCGTGTTGCTCTTCAACGATTCGACGCTCGCATCGGCCCGCATCAACGCACCCGCGACGCTGCTGCCCGACATGCCCGTCGAGGTTGCCTTCCACAGCCAGCACCGCGGCGTCGAGAGCGGCAAGGTGCTTGACGTGGACTACTTCAGCAGCTTCCTGGGCGAGTGGCGCGACCTGACCGAGATCGTCTCGAATGGCGTCGACCAGTCCACCTTCGTCGCCAGCGCGACCGAGATTCCGCTCGACGCCTACGGCGACGGCTTCCGCGTCCGCTTTGCCACGCCGGGCAGCGATGCCTCGGACCAGTGGTACATCGACGACGTCCGCGTGCGGATCATCAGCGACGATCCGACCTGCCGGGCCGACCTCGACGGCGACGGCGAGCTGACCATCTTCGACTTCCTCGAATTCCAGAACCTCTTCGCGATGGGCGACCCCGCCGCCGACTTCGACGGTGACGGCGAGCTCAACATCTTCGACTTCCTCGCGTTCCAGAACGAGTTTGCCGCCGGCTGCTAA
- a CDS encoding DUF2254 domain-containing protein, with the protein MRHLRLFWDVLRTSLWFVPSLFVLGSILLAQGMIELDHLLSIDELEESWPRIFAVGPAGARSVLATTAGSMISIAGVAFSITIVALTLASSQYTSRILRNFMRDRANQSVLGAFVGIFVYCLWILRTISEGEAYSFVPVGAVLFAVVLALVGIACLIFFIHHIAKSIQAEQIILAATAETLASVDRLFPEHVGEPAEDDPPPLPREDTTWHAIPANRTGYLQSVDGNGLVDYASEHGCVIRMECPVGRFNIEGSPLVSLGDTGEPDEDVRKQILGYFKIGGERTLVQDASYGIRQIVDVALKALSPGINDTTTAVSCVQNLTAVIARIAERRMPEDYRVEDGQVRFIAARLGFGDLLGDAFDQIRQNAGGNVATLEALVAGLTTIAERTSDPERHGVIAEQLDLVKAKADATIEQAEDCAAIDEAVSALRQRLAGRSD; encoded by the coding sequence ATGAGACATCTTCGACTGTTCTGGGACGTGTTGCGGACGAGCCTTTGGTTCGTGCCCTCATTGTTCGTGCTCGGGTCGATCCTGCTGGCCCAGGGCATGATCGAGCTCGATCACCTGCTGTCGATCGACGAGCTCGAAGAGTCGTGGCCCCGGATCTTCGCCGTCGGGCCGGCGGGGGCACGGAGCGTGCTGGCGACCACCGCGGGCTCGATGATTTCGATCGCGGGCGTGGCCTTCAGCATCACGATCGTCGCGCTCACGCTGGCGTCGAGCCAGTACACCAGCCGCATCCTGCGGAACTTCATGCGCGATCGAGCAAACCAATCGGTGCTCGGGGCCTTCGTTGGCATCTTCGTGTATTGCCTGTGGATCCTGCGGACGATCAGCGAAGGCGAAGCATACAGCTTCGTGCCCGTCGGCGCCGTGCTGTTTGCGGTCGTGCTCGCGCTCGTGGGTATCGCGTGCCTGATCTTCTTCATCCACCACATCGCCAAGTCGATCCAAGCAGAGCAGATCATCCTTGCCGCGACGGCCGAGACGCTCGCCTCGGTCGATCGCCTCTTTCCAGAACACGTGGGGGAACCCGCCGAGGATGATCCGCCGCCCCTTCCGAGAGAGGACACCACGTGGCATGCGATCCCGGCGAATCGCACCGGCTACCTGCAGTCGGTCGATGGCAACGGGCTCGTGGACTATGCGTCCGAGCACGGGTGCGTCATTCGCATGGAGTGCCCGGTTGGTCGGTTCAACATCGAAGGCTCGCCTCTCGTTTCGCTGGGTGATACCGGCGAGCCCGACGAGGACGTCCGCAAGCAGATCCTCGGCTACTTCAAGATCGGTGGAGAGCGGACGCTGGTACAGGACGCCAGCTATGGCATCCGGCAGATCGTCGACGTGGCGTTGAAGGCACTCAGCCCCGGCATCAACGACACGACGACCGCCGTGAGTTGCGTCCAGAACTTGACGGCCGTGATAGCCAGGATCGCCGAGCGACGCATGCCCGAGGACTACCGCGTCGAGGACGGCCAAGTGCGATTCATCGCCGCACGTTTGGGCTTCGGGGATCTACTCGGCGATGCGTTCGACCAGATCCGTCAGAATGCCGGCGGCAACGTTGCGACGCTCGAAGCCCTCGTTGCGGGCCTGACGACCATCGCGGAGCGTACGAGCGACCCCGAACGGCATGGCGTGATCGCCGAGCAACTCGATCTTGTTAAGGCCAAGGCCGACGCGACGATCGAGCAGGCCGAGGATTGCGCGGCGATCGACGAAGCCGTCTCGGCGCTCCGCCAACGCCTGGCCGGCCGCTCTGATTGA